The Flavobacterium sp. 1 genome contains the following window.
GAATTTAAAACGAATGGCTTCCGGTTTCGGCTATCGAACAGACCCATTTACCAAAGCTAGAAAAATGCACGAAGGAATGGATTTTACGGCAAAATCGGGAACACCAATCTACGCCACAGGTGATGGAATCGTGGCAAGAGCTGACAATACTGCTTCAGGCTTTGGCAATCACATTGTAATAAGACACGGTTACGGTTACGAAACGCTTTATGGTCATTTAAGCAAATACAACTGCCGTCCCGGGAAATCAGTAAAACGAGGAGATGTAATAGGATATGTGGGCAGTACAGGACGTTCCGAAGCGCCACACTTGCATTACGAAGTACATAAAAACGGAAGAGTAGTCAATCCTCTTAATTTTTATTACGGCAATATTTCTTCGGTAGAATACGTAGCTATTTCGAAAATAGCTAACCAAGAGAATCAGTCTTTGGATTAGATTGGCAGTTTTCAGTCACAATCTGAAAGAAATCTAGAAGTAGAAGACATTTTAAAAAAATTATTCAAAATAAAAAAATGCACATAGAATTATCACCAGATAAAAGATACTACAGCATAGGCGAAGTTGCCAAAGCATTTGACGTAAACGCTTCCCTGATCCGTTTTTGGGACAGTGAATTTGACATTCTGAAACCAAAGAAAAATGCAAAAGGAAACCGAATGTTCACTCCTGAAGACATTAAAAATCTACAGCTTATTTATCATTTAGTCAAAGAAAGAGGATTCACTTTAGAAGGCGCCAAAATCCATTTAAAGGAAGGCCAAAAGAAAACCATGGACAAATTTGAAATTATCAGTAAATTAGAATCTATAAAAATGCAGCTGATTAGCATTAAAAATGAATTGCAATGACAATTTAAAATGTCAATAATCAATTAAAATAAAAAAAGAAACAATTAAACTTTTAAACATTAAACACTTAAATTAAACAGACATGAGAAGATTTTTGCCATGGATTATCGGAATCGGAGTAATAGTAATAATAGCTTTTTGGGTAATGGGATTAAAAAACACTGCATTACGCCACAGTCAAGCGGTTGGTAAGGAATGGGGTAATGTTGATGCTGCCTACCAAAGAAGAAATGACCTTATCGGGAACTTAGTAAATACTGTAAAAGGAGCTGCTGATTTTGAAAAAAGCACTTTGACAGCTGTTATTGAAGCCAGAGCTAAAGCTACTTCTGTTACCGTTGACCCAACAAACATATCAGCTGAGCAATTAACTCAGTTTCAACAGGCACAATCTGGAGTATCGTCTTCTTTATCAAGATTATTAGTTAGCGTAGAAAGATACCCAGAACTAAAAGCTAATTCTAATTTCTTGAAATTACAAGACGAATTGGCCAGTACAGAAAACCAAATCTTGACTGCCAGAACCCGTTTTAATGAATCTGTTGAAATTTACAATGGTTACATTCTGGCAATGCCACAAAGCTTTTTCTTAGGAAATTACAAAGAAAAGCCTTTTTTCAAATCTGTTGAAGGTGCAGATAAGCCTGTCGAAGTAAAATTCTAATAAAAGATTTAAAATATTTGATTAACGATTTCTGATTTTAGAATGTTTTATTCTGCAATCAAAAATCGTTAATCTTCATTCAAAAATCATCAATCCAAATGTCAAAAGTAGAAGATTTTTTAAGCAAAGAAGATGAACAGGAAATTGTTGAAGCTATTCGCATAGCCGAAAAAAACACTTCGGGCGAAATTAGAGTTCATATAGAAAAAACAGCTTCGCTGGATGCCTATGATCGCGCCATGGAAGTTTTTCACGAGTTAAGAATGGATGAAACTCAATTACAAAATGGAGTTTTAATTTATTTGGCTGTCGAGGACAAAACCTTTGTGATTTGCGGAGACAAAGGCATCAATGATATTGTCACCAATACTTTTTGGGACAGTACCCGTGATGTCATGATTGCTCAATTCAAACAAGGGAATTTTAAACAAGGATTAATAGATGGTATTTTGAAAGCCGGAGAAAAACTCAAAGAACATTTCCCATGGCAGGAAGGCGACACCAACGAATTATCAAACGAAATATCAAAAGGATAACCAATGAAAATTCCAACAAAGAAAAACTCAAATTCCAAAGGAATTTTACAATCTATCTTCTTGCTAATTGTGCTTTTTTCAAGCAATTGTATCTTTTCACAATTCACTATTCCAGAAAAACCCAGTTTTCAAACTTCGGTTTATGATTATGCAAATGTTTTAAGCGCGCAGGAAAAAACACAGCTCGAGGAAAAACTCATCAAATACTCCGATTCTACTACGACTCAAATTGTCGTAATCACTATCGAAAGTCTCAAAAATGAAGATGTTAGCCTATTAGCAACTAATTGGGGGCAAAAATGGGGAATTGGCGGCACTGAAAAAAATGATAATGGTGTCATTATCCTTTTAGCTAAAAATGAAAGAAAAATTGCCATCAATCCTGGTTACGGTCTTGAAGACCGGTTAACAGCCGGAATTGGCGGAGAAATTATCAGAAATATTATTATCCCAGAGTTTAAAGGGGCAGTTATTACCAAGGTTTAGACAAAGGAACAGATGCTCTTTTTGATGTTTTTAAGGGTAAATACAAAGGAGAACGCAAACACACCAAAAGTGGAGGAAGTTTCCCTATTTTTCCAATCATTGTTATTGTTATCATCGTTTTGATATTACTGTCCAAAAACAAAGGAGGCGGTAATTCAGGAAACCGTGGCGGTGGCGGTCCCAGCCTAATGGATGTTATCCTTCTAAGCAGTCTTGGAAGAGGCATCGGAGGTGGCGGCGGTTTCGGTGGCTCATCTGGAGGAGGCTTTGGAGGCGGTGGCGGAGGCTTCGGCGGTGGTTTTGGCGGAGGCGGATTCTCTGGCGGTGGCTCGAGCGGAAGTTGGTAAAATACACA
Protein-coding sequences here:
- a CDS encoding MerR family transcriptional regulator; the protein is MHIELSPDKRYYSIGEVAKAFDVNASLIRFWDSEFDILKPKKNAKGNRMFTPEDIKNLQLIYHLVKERGFTLEGAKIHLKEGQKKTMDKFEIISKLESIKMQLISIKNELQ
- a CDS encoding LemA family protein, translating into MRRFLPWIIGIGVIVIIAFWVMGLKNTALRHSQAVGKEWGNVDAAYQRRNDLIGNLVNTVKGAADFEKSTLTAVIEARAKATSVTVDPTNISAEQLTQFQQAQSGVSSSLSRLLVSVERYPELKANSNFLKLQDELASTENQILTARTRFNESVEIYNGYILAMPQSFFLGNYKEKPFFKSVEGADKPVEVKF
- a CDS encoding TPM domain-containing protein, translated to MSKVEDFLSKEDEQEIVEAIRIAEKNTSGEIRVHIEKTASLDAYDRAMEVFHELRMDETQLQNGVLIYLAVEDKTFVICGDKGINDIVTNTFWDSTRDVMIAQFKQGNFKQGLIDGILKAGEKLKEHFPWQEGDTNELSNEISKG